In the genome of Hyphomicrobium sp. CS1GBMeth3, the window GGCCGGTGCAATCTCGGCCTAGCAGGGAAGCATGCGGGAGGACGCAGTGGACTACGAGACGCAGCGCAAGAACATGGTCGAATCGCAGGTGCGGCCCAGCGACGTAACCGATCGCCGGATCATTCGCACCATGCTCGATCTCCCGCGCGAACGCTTCGTTCCGGAGGCTTATCGGTCGCTCGCTTACATGGATGGGCCGGTGCCGCTCGCAGCGCCCGCGGGCCACGGCGCGCGACGGGCGCTGCTCTCCGCCCGCACGCTCGCCAAGCTTGTCCAGATCGCGAATATCGACCCGGATGCGGCTGTGCTCGATATCGGTGCGGGCACGGGGTATGGGGCGGCGTTGCTTGGCCGTCTCGCGGGGCGCGTGGTCGCGCTCGACAGCGACGCAAGCCTTCTCGGTGTGGCGCGCAGGGTTCTTCCCGAGCTCGGTGCGGACGACGTGACGGTGGTCGAAGGCGAACTCGCGCAAGGCTGGTCACCCGAGAGCCCGTACGATGCCATCGTCATCGAGGGGGCTGTCGAGGAAATCAGGCCGGATTTGCTCGATCAGCTCAAGGATGGGGGGCGGCTTGTGGCTATCGTCGGTGCCCCTGCGGCCGGGCGGGCGACGCTCTGGCGCCGCAATGGCAACACATTCGGGCAGGCGAGCATCTTCGACGCTACGGCCGATATCCTGCCGAGTTTCGAAAAAGCGCGGACCTTCGCATTTTGAAAAATAGTGCCGCCTACCCCTTGCGGATAGCTCGAGCTTTTTTACTCTTCGAGAATGGGGCGGGCTGAGCCTCCGTGCTCGGTTTTTGTGTTTCTTTCCGATATTTCAATGAATTGAACGCGTGCACGTAAGCGCGGCTCTCGGAATTTCACGGCAAGTCCAGGCTCCGGTGTGTGGGAATGCGGCAACGCTCGCAAGTCCATGCTTGGACAGGACGATGTGTTCACTTCTGCGAATCGAGCCCGTGTTCTAGAAAAACGATGCGAGTCGCCGTGCCGCATCTGCGGGGCGGCGTCACTTGCAGGGTGGTTGTCAAAATAAACACCAGGCAAAGTTCGGGGCTAGGTTTGATCTATCTCAGAAGGATTTGCCGGCTTGCGGTTGGTGCTGCTGGAGCGGTGGCCGGTGTCGCCGTTCTCGGTGCGCCTTCCGCGCTCAAGGCAGAGACGCTGAACGAAGCGCTTGCGGCCGCTTACCAGTACAACCCGCAGCTCGACGCAGAACGTGCGCGCCTCAGGGCAACCGATGAGGAGGTGACGCGCGCCCGCTCCGGATTCCGGCCTGTGATCACCGGCAATGCGGACATCAATTACGATTGGCAGAAGAACCGTACCAGCACCACGACGACCGAGGACACGCTCAAGCCGGGCGGCTACTCGGTCAATGCCGTGCAACCTCTTTTCAGCGGCTTTCGCACCATCAATGCAGTGAACGAGCAGGAGGCCAACGTCCGCGCCGGGCGTGAGGTGCTGCGCTCGGTCGAGCAGAATGTGCTCCTGCAGGCGGTCACCGCGTTCATGGACGTGGTGCGCGATCAGGCGATCGTTCGGCTGCGTGAGAATAACGTCAACGTGCTGACGCGCGAACTGCGCGCGACCGAGGATCGCTTCGCCGTCGGCGAAGTGACGCGCACGGACGTGGCACAGGCGCAGGCGCGCCGGGCCGGTGCGGTGTCGAATCTCGACCTTGCCAAAGCCAATCTCAAAACCAGCCGCGCAGCCTACGAGCGCGTGGTCGGACACGCGCCGCAGAACCTTATCGAGCCGAAGGGCTATGAGCGCTTCCTTCCTCGCTCGCTGGAAGAGGCGGTCAACGTCGGCACGCACGAGAACCCGGCGGTGGTCAACGCTCTCTATCTCGAGCAGGCCTCCAAGTTTGCCGTTGATCGGATCCGCGGCGAGTTGTTGCCGAGCGTTCAGCTCGAAGCTTCCTATTCCGATCGCTTCGAGACGACCCAGTCCATCAACGAGTCCGAAGGCGTGACCGTAACCGGCCGTCTGACCGTGCCGATCTATGAGGGCGGCGAGGTCTACGCGCGCGTTCGCCAGCAAAAGCATATTCACGTCAGCCGTTTGCAGGAAATCGAGCAAGCGCGCAGCGAGTCCGAGGAGCAGGTTGTTGCGGCTTGGTCGCAGCTTCTGGCGGCTCGGGCCCAGATCCAGTCCGATCAATCGCAGGTGGAAGCCAATACGACGGCGCTAACGGGCGTGCGCGAGGAAGAGCGGGTTGGACAGCGCACGCTGCTCGATGTGCTCAACGCTGAGGTCGAGCTTTTGAACTCTCAGGTTCAGCTCGTGTCGACGCGGCGCAATCTCGTGGTGGCGAGCTATGCGGTGTTGGCTGCCGTTGGCCGCCTGGATTCTGTGAATCTCGGCTTCACGTCAGTTTCTTACGATCCTGAAGCAAATTATCAGGAGGTTCGGCGTAAGCCTTGGGGCACTTCGATAACCCACTCTGACGGGCGTATCGAAGAGGTGCCGGCCGAGTCGGATTACTCCGGAAGCGCGAAATAATCTCCTTGAGCTTGCCGCACAGGGCAGGTTAGCTGAGCTGACCTGCTTGTCGATTTGTGTCGGCCTGTGGCATTGCCACATCGTTGCCCACTATGGCGCTTAGCTTGGCGCGCGGTGGGAGTCCCACACACAACAATTGAATGATCGGGAGCTGGGTCGGTCGGCGGGTGGTGGCCGGTGACGTCAGCAGAAGAGGCCTCGTTGCCTACGCGCACCGAGGCTGGGGGGTGGCCGCATAACTTCGTCGCGGTGCTCACTCGGGGCGGCATCCTATGCGGGTGGGATGTCGGATGTGCTTGTCGTGGAGTGCGTAGGGAGTGGCGTAATGAACATGACAGAGAAAAACGGCCAGCCGAGCATGGAGGAAATTCTCGCATCGATCCGCAGGATCATTGCCGAGGAGCCTACAACTCACCCGCATAACGGCGAATTTCGCGGTACGCCGATCGTGCTCAAGGGCGATGGCGCGCTGGAGGATGCCAGCGAGTTCGACCTTCCGTCGATTTTCCGTTCCTCTCCGCCGTCTACAAACGAGCGACAGATACCGCTGCTTGGCCGTCTCACCGATGCGATCCGCCACGCCACGTCTTCCGTCCAGCCCGAGGCTGCCGTCAACGGCGAGGCGCATGCGGCAGAGGCGTCGGCGTCGTCAGGTTCCGGGACGCCGTCTCCGTCAGCAGGGCTCAGCACTTTGAAGTCCGTCCGCCCCGACTTGCACACCGCGGCGGCCCCCTCCGAACCCGGCCGCCCCGCTGGCAGTGCGCCTGCGAATGGCGCTTCCGTCGCCAACACTCCGTCGCAGCCTGCAAGTCAGCAAAGCGGTCCATTCCCCGCGGCGGCGTCCGGTGGCCTGGAGCCGCATCGTGTCATGGCGCCTTTCAAGGACACGCATTTCTTGCGCATGTCGGGTCCAACGGTGGAGCCGTCGCCGCAGCCAACGGCAGCTCCTGCTCCTGTGCCCGCGGCGCCGCCCGTTCAGTATGCGGCGCCGGATTTCAGCGGGATCATCTCCGAGGTGCCGGAGCAGCACGCTCCCGTCTTCACGCCGCCGCCGGCTGCGGTGCCTCAAGAGCCGATCGCGATGCCACCGCCTCCGCCGCTGCCTCCGGTTGCTGCGGCGCACCCGCAACCTGCCCCCGTCGCCGCTCCGCCAGCGCCCACAGGCGAGCCGACGGGCACCATCGAGGATGCGACCGCCGATCTGCTCCGGCCGATGTTGCGCCAGTGGCTCGCCGATAACATGCCGCGCATGGTCGAAAAGGCGCTTCACATCGAGATGGCCGAGAGCATCAAGGCGCCCCGCAAGCCTTAAGCAGGATTTCGTGCGTCTGGCCTAAACTTGGGCCCGTCGCCTCGAAATCGTCGCATGCTTCGTTGAGCATATGGCGCGAAGTTTGCGGAAAGGTGCGGAGACGCATTGATGCCCGGCCGGCGCCGAGGTACGTCTTTCGGATGAAACATCAAATCGTTCGCTCTGATTTGCATGCTGCTGAGCTGCAGACGCCGATGTGCTCGCGGCGTGCATTGGAAGGCGGCCAAGGCGGCAGGGCAGCATGAACAAACCGGATAAAGCCGGCGAGCCGAGCATGGAGGAGATCCTGGCGTCGATCCGCCAGATCATCGCCGACGAGCCGGCGGCCGAGCCGCCCGAGACCTCCATCGAAGCCAATCCTCTGGTGCCGCAGTCTCAGGCCGCGCCAAAGGTAGAAGCACCGCAGCCGCTTTCGGACCGGTTGAGCAACGTGCTGAAGTCGGGGCCGTTGCCGCCGACCAGTCCGTTCGGCTCGAAGCGCCCGTTCTCGTTCGATCAAGACCTCGCCGATATGTTCGACGAGGGCGACGCGGTCAACGGTGGTGCGGGCGGCGCGCCGAAGCCGGATCTGCGCGTTCCGACCGGGCTTTCGCATCCCATGTCGCGCAAGTCGTTCGTCCCGTCGCCTCCGCCGCGGGAGGAAGTGGCAAAGCCTTTCACGGATGGTGCCGCCGCGTTGCCCCCGCAGCTTGCTCCTTCCGAGACGGCAGTTCCTCCGCCGCCCTTTGGCAGCACCGAGCGACCTGCCGCGCCATCGCCTGCGGCCGGGCCTGCACCGGCTCCCTCCTATGGCTTTCCTCCGTTGCGCAAGACTAGCTTTTCCCCGCCGCAGTCGTCGGCTCCGTCCGCGCCTGCGCCAGGCGTGCGGGCCAACCAGCCGCCGGCTGGCGGGGTCATCAACGGCGCCAACATGACTGCATCACCTTCGCCGGGTGCGGGGGCGACACCGGCGAGCCTCGAAGAAGCGCTGCGCGCAGCCCGTGCATCGACTGCGGCGCAGCCGGCTCCAGAGCCTAAGCCAACACCCGCTGCCAACGCGGGGCCGGTTTTGGGCACGGCACCCACGGATACGTTCGCCGCCGGCAACAGTAGCGCGGAGCCTGCGCCGTCGTCTCAGGCGCCTGCCGATACGAGCCGTCCGGCCTCGCCTTTCGCGGCGTTTGCGCCGTCGACCGCGGCACCGTTTTCTCCCGCGCCCACGGCGCAAGCCACGCCCGAGCGTCCGGAGGTCACAGCGCCCGCGTCGTCGCCCGCTTTCGGATCGTCGCGGCCCTTCGGCGCCCCGCAGGCGCCGGTTGATGAGCCCGCCGTGAGGCCGCAGCCCACGTACCAGCCCGCGAGCAAGCCTGCGGAGCCGCGGCCGTTCGCCGGGCCGATCACGGGGATTCCGCCCGAGTCACCGGGTTATTCATCGCAATCTCGCTTCACAGGGGGTGCCGATCCCACGAGCAGCGCTGCCGCGCACCAGGCACTCGATGCGCTGGCGCTTGGGCTTGCCGCGTCTGCCGCTGTAACGTCGGCGTCCGTATCGCCGGAGGCTCACTCACCGGCCATTCCATTGACGCCCATCGTCGAGCCTGAGCCTGCACCCGAGCGCGCGCCCACACCTTCGACGCTGCCCGCGACTGTGCCGTCCTACGGTACAAACGCGCCACCGCGTACGCTCGAGGATGCGGTTGCCGACATGTTGCGGCCGATGCTGCAGCAGTGGGTTGCGGAAAACATGCCGCGCATTATCGAGCGCGCGCTTCGGACCGAGGTCGCGAACACGATAAAGCCGGGCCAGAAGCCGCCGGGCACCTGATCCCCCGGCCGCGCTGCACGCCGAGCCTTCGAAAAATGGCCAGCTCTCGCCGATCAGGGTGTGGCTCCCGTATTTTCAGCACATTGACAGAGGCGGAGCGGGTTCGTAGGACGCCAATTCCCTCAAGTTTCCCCTGCGTCTCGCCGGATATTGACGGCTCCTTCCGAGACGACGATCCCACACCGCAAAGGCTTCCGCGCCCCATGCTCGACAAGACCTACCAGCCCGCAGAGATCGAGCCGCGTATTACAAAGGCATGGAATGAGGCGGAGGCGTTCCGCGCCGGGCGCGCGGATCGCGCCGGCGCCGAGCCTTATTCCATCGTCATTCCGCCGCCGAACGTGACCGGCTCGCTGCACATGGGGCACGCGCTGAACAATACGCTGCAGGACGTGCTGGTGCGCTTCGAGCGCATGCGGGGGCGCGACGTTCTCTGGCAGCCGGGTACGGATCACGCTGGTATTGCGACGCAGATGGTCGTCGAGCGCCAGCTCATGGAGCGGCAAGAGCCTGATCGGCGCACAATGGGACGCGACGCGTTCGTCAAGCGCGTGTGGGATTGGAAGGAGGAAAGCGGGTCGACGATCGTCAATCAGCTCCGCCGGCTCGGGGCCTCGTGCGACTGGAGCCGCGAGCGCTTCACGATGGACGAGGGGCTTTCGCGTGCGGTCGTGCGCGTGTTCGTCGAACTCCACCGCAAGGGGCTCATCTACAAGGACAAGCGGCTCGTCAACTGGGACCCGAAGTTCCAGACCGCGATCTCGGATCTCGAGGTCGTGCAGGTGGAAAAGAAGGGATCGTTCGCTTGGGTCGACGGAGATCCTGAGAAGCCGTTCGATGCGGATGCGCTGGCGAAGGTTCTGAAGAAGGACCCGTCGGGGCACATGTATCACTTCCGCTATCCGCTGGCGAAGAAGGTGCCGGGGTACGACGCGGACTACATCATCGTGGCGACGACGCGGCCGGAGACGATGCTCGGCGACACGGGCATCGCCGTGCACCCGGAGGACGAACGCTACGCGGCGCTGATCAAGGCGGGCGCGAAGGTGCGCTTGCCGTTGGTCGGGCGCGAGATTCCGATCGTTGCCGACGAGTATTCCGATCCCGAAAAGGGCACGGGCGCGGTGAAGATCACGCCGGCGCACGACTTCAACGACTTCGAGGTCGGCCGCCGGCACGACCTCGCGAAGATCAACGTGCTGGATGCGTTCGGCCGCATCGTGGACGACGAGGAGGTGCCGGCAGCGTATCGCGGGCTCGATCGTTTCGAGGCGAGGAAGCGCGTCGTTGCGGACCTCGCGGCGCAGGGGCTGCTCGCCAAGATCGAGCCCACCACACACACGGTTCCGCACGGTGACCGCTCGAACGACGTCATCGAGCCCTGGCTGACCGACCAGTGGTACGTCAACGCGGGAGAGCTTGCGAAGCCCGCCATTGCCGCCGTCGAGGGTGGCAAGACGACGTTTGTTCCCAAGAACTGGGAGAAGACCTACTTCGAGTGGATGCGTAACATCCAGCCGTGGTGCATCTCACGCCAGCTGTGGTGGGGGCATCAGATCCCGGCTTGGTATGGACCCGACGGGCACGTGTTCGTTGCCTACGATGAAACCGAAGCGCAGGCAGCGGCGGAAAAGCATTACGCGGGCTCGAATGCGCCGGTCACGCTCACGCGCGACGAGGACGTGCTCGACACGTGGTTCTCTTCGGCGTTGTGGCCGTTCTCGACGCTCGGCTGGCCGGATGAGACGCCGGAGCTCAAGCTCTACTACCCGACGAGCGTGCTCGTTACCGGCTTCGACATCATCTTCTTCTGGGTCGCCCGCATGATGATGATGGGACTGCACTTCATGAAGGAGGTGCCGTTCCACGATGTCTACATCCACGCCCTCGTGCGCGACGAGCGCGGGCAGAAGATGTCGAAGTCAAAGGGCAACGTCATCGATCCCCTGGCGCTCATCGACACCTACGGAGCGGACGCGTTGCGCTTCACGCTGGCCGCGATGGCCGCGCAGGGGCGCGACATCAAGCTCGCGCCGGCCCGCGTCGAGGGCTACCGCAACTTCGCGACCAAGCTATGGAACGCGGCGCGCTTCGGCGAGATGAACGAGTGCGTTCGCCAGTTCGATTTTGATCCTTCGGCGGTGACGCATACGCTCAACCGCTGGATCGTGGGCGAAACCGAGCGCGCGGCCAATGCGGTGACAGCGGGGCTCGAAGGCTATCGCTTCAACGAGGCGGCGGGCGCCATCTACGAGTTCGTCTGGGGCGTCTACTGCGACTGGTATCTCGAGCTGATCAAGCCGATCCTCGCCGGTGACGACGAGACGGCCAAGGTCGAGACGCGCGCCTGCGCGGCGTGGGTGCTCGACCAGTGCCTCAAGCTGTTGCACCCGTTCATGCCCTTCATCACGGAGGAGCTGTGGGCGCATATGGTGGAGCACGGCGAACGGCGTCTGACGCTGCTCTGTCTGTCCGAATGGCCGAAGCTGAAGGGGCTCGCGAGCCCGACGGCGGACGAGGAGATCGGCTGGGTCGTGAAGCTCGTCTCGGAGGTGCGCTCAGTGCGGACCGAAATGAACGTACCGGCGGGCGCGCGAATTCCGCTCGTGCTGACGGGCGCCAACGAGGCGACGGTGGCACGTGCCAAACGCCACGAGGAGACCATCCGGCGGCTCGCTCGGCTCGATTCCATCGCGTTTGCCGATACGGCACCCAAGGGCGCGGCGCTGCTCGTGATCGACGAGGCGACAGCGGCGCTGCCGCTCGAGGGCGTGATCGACATGGAAGCTGAGCGGCGGCGTCTCCAGAAGGAGATCGAGAAGGCCGAGAGTGACCGCACGAAGGCGGTCAATTGGCTTTCGAACGAAGCCAACGTCGCGCGTTCGCCCGAGCACGTGGTGGAACTCAATCGCGAGCGTGTCGCGGAGGGCACCGATCGCATCGCGCGGCTTCAAGCGGCGCTCAAGCGCATCGAGGGATAGTGGTGCACCGCTCGAGTGATGCGGATGGCTATGCGGGCGCAGTTTGCACAGAGCGCACGCGCAGCTCGGCGAGCTTCCATTCGAGACCGCGCAGCCGCAACAGACCGACGTAGTGGCGCGCCGGGTCGTTCTTGTCGGCCATCTCGATCTCGAAGGTAGTCGGGGAGTGGAACTCGGCACGCTTCACGCGCGACCAGAAGCCTCTCGCGCGCTCGTGCCAGGGCTGGGCTCTGAGTGCCGCGGCTTCGCCCGAGATGTTCTCGCGATGAAATTCGCGGGCGCCGAACAGCCGCGGCAGTCCCTCCGGCGTGACATAGCTCTCGACGATGTTGTCGACGGCGCGGCGGCTGATGCCGGCCTTGATCCGCTGCCAGAGGCCGGGTTTCGGCGGGTGAGCACCCGATGCCACCACAGGGGTGGGGCCGAGGGCATACTCGGTCAGTGAGCTCCGCAGCGTCTCGCGCACGGTCGGCCATTCGATCTTGGCATCGATGTAGGCGGTGTTGCCGGTGCGAACGGCTTCGCGGATGTGCCAGACCGTTATCAGCGGGTAGGCGACATAGCCAGTCGCCAGCACCAGGGCGCCAGCCAAAGAGATCAGATACTTCCTCATCGTTCGAAGTCGGGACCTCCAGAGCCCGGCGTGTCCTTTACCATGAGCGGAGGATTGGGGCCGTGTTCAGGCCGGGCGCAAGCTTGCTGGTTTGGCGGTGACTGCCCAACTTTCCTGCACTTGGTCGCCGTAAGGCCCAAGTGGAGCCAGAGATCGGCCGAGATCGGATGGTAAACGCTAAAATAGCGGATATCGAAACCGGGCTAGGCTGCGGTACTGTGGTGTGATGGTCACTCCGGTAAAATAGTCCTAAAATCGGAGGGCTGAAATAAAGGTTGTTGCCGGGGTGCAACGAATTTCGGCGGTTGTGCCTCGGTTGGGCCACAAATTGGCGCGACGAAGAGATGGAAGAACGGAAGCTTGCGGGGGCTTCAGGTTCGGACTGGGCGGTTGCGCGATTTTCAGGCGACCGCAGATCCAAGTTTCCGAAGCGGCCTTATCTGAAGACATTGCTTTCCGCTCTGACGGGACCCCTGCGTGTTTCGCGGGCGGGACCGGCGTAGACATAAGAGAATGGACGTGAGTTGATGGACGCGAGGACGTTCGACAAGTCTAAGTTGCCAAGTCGGCATGTTACGGAAGGTCCGTCGCGCGCACCTCACCGCTCGTATTACTATGCCATGGGTCTCACGGAGGAGGAGATCCATCGTCCCTTCGTCGGCGTCGTTTCCTGCTGGAACGAGGCCGCGCCGTGCAACATCGCTCTCCAGCGGCAGGCACAGTCGGCAAAGGCCGGCGTCAAGGAAAGCGGCGGCACGCCGCGTGAGTTCTGCACCATCACCGTCACCGACGGCATCGCCATGGGCCACCAGGGCATGAAGTCGTCGCTCGTCTCGCGTGAGGTGATCGCGGATTCGATCGAGCTCACCATGCGCGGCCATTCCTACGACGCGCTGGTCGGCATCGCGGGCTGTGACAAGAGCCTGCCCGGCACCATGATGGCCATGCTGCGGCTCAACGTTCCCTCCGTGTTCATGTACGGCGGCTCGATCCTGCCCGGGACGTTCAAGGGCCGCGACGTGACAGTGCAGGACGTGTTCGAGGGCGTGGGCATGCATTCGGTCGGGCGCATGTCCGACGATGAGCTGCAC includes:
- a CDS encoding protein-L-isoaspartate O-methyltransferase; the protein is MREDAVDYETQRKNMVESQVRPSDVTDRRIIRTMLDLPRERFVPEAYRSLAYMDGPVPLAAPAGHGARRALLSARTLAKLVQIANIDPDAAVLDIGAGTGYGAALLGRLAGRVVALDSDASLLGVARRVLPELGADDVTVVEGELAQGWSPESPYDAIVIEGAVEEIRPDLLDQLKDGGRLVAIVGAPAAGRATLWRRNGNTFGQASIFDATADILPSFEKARTFAF
- a CDS encoding TolC family outer membrane protein, translating into MIYLRRICRLAVGAAGAVAGVAVLGAPSALKAETLNEALAAAYQYNPQLDAERARLRATDEEVTRARSGFRPVITGNADINYDWQKNRTSTTTTEDTLKPGGYSVNAVQPLFSGFRTINAVNEQEANVRAGREVLRSVEQNVLLQAVTAFMDVVRDQAIVRLRENNVNVLTRELRATEDRFAVGEVTRTDVAQAQARRAGAVSNLDLAKANLKTSRAAYERVVGHAPQNLIEPKGYERFLPRSLEEAVNVGTHENPAVVNALYLEQASKFAVDRIRGELLPSVQLEASYSDRFETTQSINESEGVTVTGRLTVPIYEGGEVYARVRQQKHIHVSRLQEIEQARSESEEQVVAAWSQLLAARAQIQSDQSQVEANTTALTGVREEERVGQRTLLDVLNAEVELLNSQVQLVSTRRNLVVASYAVLAAVGRLDSVNLGFTSVSYDPEANYQEVRRKPWGTSITHSDGRIEEVPAESDYSGSAK
- a CDS encoding DUF2497 domain-containing protein encodes the protein MTEKNGQPSMEEILASIRRIIAEEPTTHPHNGEFRGTPIVLKGDGALEDASEFDLPSIFRSSPPSTNERQIPLLGRLTDAIRHATSSVQPEAAVNGEAHAAEASASSGSGTPSPSAGLSTLKSVRPDLHTAAAPSEPGRPAGSAPANGASVANTPSQPASQQSGPFPAAASGGLEPHRVMAPFKDTHFLRMSGPTVEPSPQPTAAPAPVPAAPPVQYAAPDFSGIISEVPEQHAPVFTPPPAAVPQEPIAMPPPPPLPPVAAAHPQPAPVAAPPAPTGEPTGTIEDATADLLRPMLRQWLADNMPRMVEKALHIEMAESIKAPRKP
- a CDS encoding DUF2497 domain-containing protein, encoding MNKPDKAGEPSMEEILASIRQIIADEPAAEPPETSIEANPLVPQSQAAPKVEAPQPLSDRLSNVLKSGPLPPTSPFGSKRPFSFDQDLADMFDEGDAVNGGAGGAPKPDLRVPTGLSHPMSRKSFVPSPPPREEVAKPFTDGAAALPPQLAPSETAVPPPPFGSTERPAAPSPAAGPAPAPSYGFPPLRKTSFSPPQSSAPSAPAPGVRANQPPAGGVINGANMTASPSPGAGATPASLEEALRAARASTAAQPAPEPKPTPAANAGPVLGTAPTDTFAAGNSSAEPAPSSQAPADTSRPASPFAAFAPSTAAPFSPAPTAQATPERPEVTAPASSPAFGSSRPFGAPQAPVDEPAVRPQPTYQPASKPAEPRPFAGPITGIPPESPGYSSQSRFTGGADPTSSAAAHQALDALALGLAASAAVTSASVSPEAHSPAIPLTPIVEPEPAPERAPTPSTLPATVPSYGTNAPPRTLEDAVADMLRPMLQQWVAENMPRIIERALRTEVANTIKPGQKPPGT
- a CDS encoding valine--tRNA ligase, giving the protein MLDKTYQPAEIEPRITKAWNEAEAFRAGRADRAGAEPYSIVIPPPNVTGSLHMGHALNNTLQDVLVRFERMRGRDVLWQPGTDHAGIATQMVVERQLMERQEPDRRTMGRDAFVKRVWDWKEESGSTIVNQLRRLGASCDWSRERFTMDEGLSRAVVRVFVELHRKGLIYKDKRLVNWDPKFQTAISDLEVVQVEKKGSFAWVDGDPEKPFDADALAKVLKKDPSGHMYHFRYPLAKKVPGYDADYIIVATTRPETMLGDTGIAVHPEDERYAALIKAGAKVRLPLVGREIPIVADEYSDPEKGTGAVKITPAHDFNDFEVGRRHDLAKINVLDAFGRIVDDEEVPAAYRGLDRFEARKRVVADLAAQGLLAKIEPTTHTVPHGDRSNDVIEPWLTDQWYVNAGELAKPAIAAVEGGKTTFVPKNWEKTYFEWMRNIQPWCISRQLWWGHQIPAWYGPDGHVFVAYDETEAQAAAEKHYAGSNAPVTLTRDEDVLDTWFSSALWPFSTLGWPDETPELKLYYPTSVLVTGFDIIFFWVARMMMMGLHFMKEVPFHDVYIHALVRDERGQKMSKSKGNVIDPLALIDTYGADALRFTLAAMAAQGRDIKLAPARVEGYRNFATKLWNAARFGEMNECVRQFDFDPSAVTHTLNRWIVGETERAANAVTAGLEGYRFNEAAGAIYEFVWGVYCDWYLELIKPILAGDDETAKVETRACAAWVLDQCLKLLHPFMPFITEELWAHMVEHGERRLTLLCLSEWPKLKGLASPTADEEIGWVVKLVSEVRSVRTEMNVPAGARIPLVLTGANEATVARAKRHEETIRRLARLDSIAFADTAPKGAALLVIDEATAALPLEGVIDMEAERRRLQKEIEKAESDRTKAVNWLSNEANVARSPEHVVELNRERVAEGTDRIARLQAALKRIEG
- a CDS encoding DUF2939 domain-containing protein; translation: MRKYLISLAGALVLATGYVAYPLITVWHIREAVRTGNTAYIDAKIEWPTVRETLRSSLTEYALGPTPVVASGAHPPKPGLWQRIKAGISRRAVDNIVESYVTPEGLPRLFGAREFHRENISGEAAALRAQPWHERARGFWSRVKRAEFHSPTTFEIEMADKNDPARHYVGLLRLRGLEWKLAELRVRSVQTAPA